The stretch of DNA CAGTCGGTGGATGACGTAAATCCACTAATTGTATCACTAATTTCAATGCCTCTCTCGTAGTGATGTAGGTTTCAATCATTTTACCAAACGCTTCTCGTTGCTTCTTACTCACTTTTGCATATCCGTACCCGGGCACATCGACAAAGATCAACTGATTGTCAATATTATAAAAATTTAATGTTTGTGTTTTTCCTGGTTGTTGTGACGTTCTTGCCATATTTTTCCGACCAATCATGCTATTAATAAACGTTGATTTACCTACATTAGAGCGCCCACTCAACGCAACTTCTGGTAAGTCAAGTTCAGGATATTGCTCAGGCTTTACCGCGCTGATCAGAATATCCACGTGATTTGGATTGATGTTCATTGCTCGTCCTCCTGTTGTATGTATTTCGAATATAATTTAAGGTTACCTTAGTTTATTCTGTATTTTCAAGAGACAACACAAATGAATTGTGCATCTCAATTCCTCATTTCATTACCGCTATATGCCACGTGCTCTTCAATTCTTTTTCACATGCAAACGGGCCGAGACATAATCCACCTGATTATGAAACTCAGCCCATTTAAAGTTAATAGTGTCATGATGTTTTTATCATAAACATATTTAATTTATGCAGATGTTTTTTTGATGTTTATCAGATGCCCTTCAGCATCGTAAAGTTCTGGCTCTGATTCGTTGATAATCGTCTCTTCCGTAATCACGACTTTGACGACATTATCCTCAGAAGGAACATCATACATGATATCGATAAGTGCTTCTTCGATAATTGAACGCAGGCCACGCGCACCTGTTTTTCGTTCAATAGCCTTTTCACTAATAGCGGTTAATGCTTCATCAGTGAATTCTAGCGTCACGTTATCAAGTTCAAGCATTTTTGTATATTGTTTAACCAATGCGTTTTTCGGTTGCGTTAAAATATTCTTCAATGCTTCAACATCAAGTGTTTCAAGGTTGGCAACAATCGGTACACGTCCAATAAACTCAGGAATTAAACCGTATGTTTGTAAATCTTCTGGACGAATTTGCTCCAATAAGCTCGCTTCGTCATA from Staphylococcus lutrae encodes:
- the yihA gene encoding ribosome biogenesis GTP-binding protein YihA/YsxC, with the translated sequence MNINPNHVDILISAVKPEQYPELDLPEVALSGRSNVGKSTFINSMIGRKNMARTSQQPGKTQTLNFYNIDNQLIFVDVPGYGYAKVSKKQREAFGKMIETYITTREALKLVIQLVDLRHPPTEDDVLMYDFLKYYQIPTLIIATKEDKIPKGKVQQHINVIKKKLKLEEGDPIISYSSIEKKKQHEIWSTINQFLD